ACGTCGAGGTCCCGTTGGTGGTCACCCATGACGATTCCGCCGATGAAAACATCTGGTTTGATAGCGTAGCGGCACTGGCTGAAGAGCATTCAATTCCGTTCGTGACCCCGGATGATCCTAACCGGCCGGATGTGATCGAACGGATACGCAACCTTGCTCCCGAATTCATCTTTTCCTTTTATTACCGCCGGATGCTGGGGGCCGAGTTGCTGGCATGTGCGTCACGTGGTGCCTTGAATATGCACGGGTCGTTGCTGCCAAAATATCGTGGACGCGCGCCGGTGAACTGGGCGGTGCTCAAAGGCGAAACGCAAACGGGCGCGAGTCTCCATTATATGGAAATCAAGCCGGATGCCGGCGCGCTGGTTGATCAGCAAGCCGTTCCCATTCTGCCGGACGACATTGCGTTGGACGTCTTCAACAAGGTGACCTGGGCCGCTGAGCTTGTTCTGTACCGCAGCTTACCGTTGTTGATCACGGGGCAAGCGCCGGGTCAGCCGCTGAACCTTAAGGAGGGATCCTATTTTGGTGGACGTCGGCCGGAGGATGGGGTTATCGATTGGCGGGAAAATGCAGAGACGATTCATAACTTGATCAGATCGGTTGCCCCTCCCTACCCAGGAGCCTTCAGTCGACTGGATTCTTTACCCATGCGGATCCTGAGAAGTCATCTTGATCGGGAACCGGCCCGGCATCCTGACCGTGCGCCCTGCTTCTACTGGGAGAGAGGGCGTTGCTACGCTGATTGCAGCGATGGACGTCGTCTTCATATCGGCAAGTTTGAGGTGGAGGGTCAAAGTATGACCCCTGAGGCGTTCCATACCCGTTACGGGGAACAGATAAAGGATTTAGGTCAACCAAGATGAAAAAAGTTTTAATTCTCGGCGTCAATGGCTTTATCGGGCATCATCTGAGTAAGCGTATCCTGGAGACCACCGATTGGGAACTCTATGGAATGGATATGCAAGCCGATCGCCTGGCTGATTTGCTGCCAAATTCAAAATTTCATTTTTTTGAGGGGGATATCACGATCAACAAGGAATGGGTGGAATACCATATACGCAAATGCGACGTGGTGCTTCCGTTGGTCGCCATTGCGACTCCGGCCACGTATGTGAAGGAACCGCTCAGGGTCTTTTCGCTGGATTTCGAAGCCAACCTCGCGATTATTCGCCAGTGTGTCCAACACAAAAAGCGGATTATTTTCCCCTCAACCTCTGAAGTCTATGGAATGTGTGAGGATAAGGAATTTGATCCCGAGACTTCAAATCTGGTGCTCGGTCCGATCCACAAACAACGCTGGATCTACTCGTGCTCGAAACAAATGCTGGACCGGGTCATCTGGGCCTACGGAGTAGAATGTGCGCTGGATTTCACGCTGATCCGTCCCTTCAACTGGATTGGTCCAGGACTTGATAGTTTATATACAGCCAAGGAGGGCAGTTCCCGGGTGATGACGCAATTCTTGGGACACATTGTGCGGGGGGAGAATATTTCGCTCGTGGATGGGGGCAGGCAAAGGAGGACCTTCACCTATGTGGACGATGGCGTCGATGCGCTGATGGCAATTATCGAAAATCCGAATCAGATCGCTAGCGGTCAAATCTATAATATCGGAAATCCGGCCAATCAATACTCCGTACGTGAGCTCGGAGAGATGATGGTGGCCCTAGCCTTGGAGTATCCTGAGTATGCGGAAACGGCTTCAAAGGTACAGTTCATGGATGTCAGTTCAAGTACCTACTACGGCGAGGGCTACCAGGACGTTCAACACCGCGTGCCTGCCATTGTTAATACATGCCGTGACCTGAATTGGTCCCCCAGGACGACGATGGATCAGATGTTGCGGCTCATCTTTAATTCCTATCGCAGCGAAATTGCACAGGCCAGGGCGTTGTTGGAATAACGCCCCATGCGCCTCGCCCTCAAAGTCGATGTTGACACCCTTCGAGGCACGGTAGAAGGTGTGCCTGACCTGCTGCGTATGTTGGGCCGTCATGGCGTCAATGCGACTTTTCTGTTCAGCCTTGGGCCTGATCATACAGGCCGTGCCCTGCGCCGGATCTTTCGGCCCGGATTTCTCAAAAAAGTGATGCGCACCTCAGTCGGGGCCAATTACGGGCTTAAGACGTTGTGTTATGGCACGCTGCTTCCTGGGCCGGACATTGGGCGAAAGACGGCCCCTATCATGCGTGAGGTGCGCGACGCAGGCTTTGACGTCGGGATTCATTGCTATGATCACATTCGCTGGCAGGACTACGTTGCAACCAGGGGAGAAAGGTGGACCCGGCATGAGATGACCATGGCGGCCGAACGGTTCATAGAGATTTTTGGCGTCTCTGCGCGCACGCACGGTGCGGCCGGCTGGCAGATGAACGAACATGCTTTTCGCATGGAGGAAGAGTTGAAATTTGCCTATTGCAGCGATACCAGAGGTACGCACCCGTTTCTTCCTCTTGTAGCCGGTAAACCCCTCGCGTGCCCACAGTTACCGACGACATTGCCCACACTCGATGAGCTGATCGGAGTCGATGGAATTACCGAAGAGAATGTGGTGGGTGAAATCCTGAGACGGAGTGAACAATCAGGTCCTTGCGGACATGTATACACGCTGCATGCAGAGCTGGAGGGCATGCGATTTATGCCGGTGTTCGAAGCGCTGCTTTCTGGGTGGAAAGAACGTGGGTATAAGATCAATTCCATGGAAGAGCTTTCTCGTTCCCTCGATGTCTCCTCGTTACCTGTGCATCGCGTCATCTCTCACGAGATAGAAGGACGCACCGGGATGTTAGCGCTTCAAGGAGAGGAAGCCAGCTTCCCACGGTTGAGGGCTGTGGGACCACAGAACCCACAGAACCCACAGAACCCACAGGGCATTTAAAAAGTCCTTCCCCCTGTACCCTTAAATACCTTACTGCGGCTTGGCAGCTCTAATGAGTTAGTGCGGTTCCGGCAAAAAATCGTAGAGCACGTAGCGACCCTCCGCCATCTCCCAAACCTTAATCTCTCTAAGCGTGGCAGCAAGATCATCGGAAAGGGGCGAGGGGGGGTACTTGCCGAGTAGTAAGAGTCCCATCGGATTCTCCTGCACATAACGACTCACGTCTTCCGGTGATTGCAGGTTTTGCGCAATAAGACCGGTGTAAAATGGCAGAGCTCCCCGCATCTCTTCATGTAGCTTGTAGCCCGCCAGTCGTGGGGGTAGGGCATCCATGGCTGTGAGATCGACGGTAATAGGACGCAAGAACCGTCCACTTCCCAGAGCCGGCCAAGCAAGCAGA
The Nitrospiraceae bacterium DNA segment above includes these coding regions:
- a CDS encoding formyltransferase; its protein translation is MTRAVVFAYHNVGVRCLSVLLAGHVEVPLVVTHDDSADENIWFDSVAALAEEHSIPFVTPDDPNRPDVIERIRNLAPEFIFSFYYRRMLGAELLACASRGALNMHGSLLPKYRGRAPVNWAVLKGETQTGASLHYMEIKPDAGALVDQQAVPILPDDIALDVFNKVTWAAELVLYRSLPLLITGQAPGQPLNLKEGSYFGGRRPEDGVIDWRENAETIHNLIRSVAPPYPGAFSRLDSLPMRILRSHLDREPARHPDRAPCFYWERGRCYADCSDGRRLHIGKFEVEGQSMTPEAFHTRYGEQIKDLGQPR
- a CDS encoding bifunctional UDP-4-keto-pentose/UDP-xylose synthase, encoding MKKVLILGVNGFIGHHLSKRILETTDWELYGMDMQADRLADLLPNSKFHFFEGDITINKEWVEYHIRKCDVVLPLVAIATPATYVKEPLRVFSLDFEANLAIIRQCVQHKKRIIFPSTSEVYGMCEDKEFDPETSNLVLGPIHKQRWIYSCSKQMLDRVIWAYGVECALDFTLIRPFNWIGPGLDSLYTAKEGSSRVMTQFLGHIVRGENISLVDGGRQRRTFTYVDDGVDALMAIIENPNQIASGQIYNIGNPANQYSVRELGEMMVALALEYPEYAETASKVQFMDVSSSTYYGEGYQDVQHRVPAIVNTCRDLNWSPRTTMDQMLRLIFNSYRSEIAQARALLE
- a CDS encoding 4-deoxy-4-formamido-L-arabinose-phosphoundecaprenol deformylase codes for the protein MRLALKVDVDTLRGTVEGVPDLLRMLGRHGVNATFLFSLGPDHTGRALRRIFRPGFLKKVMRTSVGANYGLKTLCYGTLLPGPDIGRKTAPIMREVRDAGFDVGIHCYDHIRWQDYVATRGERWTRHEMTMAAERFIEIFGVSARTHGAAGWQMNEHAFRMEEELKFAYCSDTRGTHPFLPLVAGKPLACPQLPTTLPTLDELIGVDGITEENVVGEILRRSEQSGPCGHVYTLHAELEGMRFMPVFEALLSGWKERGYKINSMEELSRSLDVSSLPVHRVISHEIEGRTGMLALQGEEASFPRLRAVGPQNPQNPQNPQGI